From the genome of Candidatus Hadarchaeales archaeon, one region includes:
- a CDS encoding 30S ribosomal protein S19: MKKYTYRGYTLDQLQKMSLIEFAKLLPARQRRTIMRGFSPRHKKLLEKIRKWKENNIQKPIRTHLRDMIILPEMVGMKFAVHNGKEFVTIEIVPEMIGHRLGEFVQTRKRVVHGAPGIGATRSSMFIPLK; encoded by the coding sequence ATGAAGAAGTACACTTATAGAGGATATACCCTTGACCAGCTTCAGAAAATGTCTTTAATCGAGTTCGCCAAATTACTTCCAGCTAGACAGAGAAGAACAATCATGAGGGGGTTTTCACCAAGACACAAAAAACTTCTTGAAAAGATCAGAAAATGGAAAGAAAACAATATTCAGAAGCCAATACGCACACACTTGAGAGACATGATAATACTTCCAGAAATGGTTGGTATGAAGTTTGCAGTTCACAACGGGAAGGAGTTTGTGACAATTGAAATAGTTCCTGAGATGATTGGCCACAGATTGGGCGAGTTTGTTCAGACAAGAAAAAGAGTTGTACATGGGGCACCTGGTATAGGAGCCACTAGAAGCTCGATGTTCATACCACTGAAGTGA
- a CDS encoding 50S ribosomal protein L2 yields the protein MMGKIIRAQRIGKGSPTYRAKSWRRVGEIKLPPLRDGEAVVVDIIHDPGRSAPVARIRYKDGQERLVLAPEGIKVGDKIMASPSAPIKPGNTLPLAEIPEGTLIHNVELKPGDGGKLARAGGTYAILVSHDVGKAIVQLPSGELKELDPRCRATIGVVAGGGRDEKPFLKAGKKYHLMLAKGKPYPRVKGVAMNVVDHPFGGGRGRHAGRPKTIRRGAPPGQKVGLIAARRTGKR from the coding sequence ATGATGGGAAAGATAATCAGAGCTCAGCGAATAGGAAAGGGATCCCCAACTTATCGGGCGAAATCTTGGCGGAGAGTTGGAGAGATAAAACTTCCGCCACTTAGAGATGGAGAGGCTGTGGTAGTCGACATCATTCATGATCCGGGAAGGAGCGCTCCAGTTGCAAGGATAAGATATAAAGATGGACAGGAGAGACTCGTTCTCGCTCCTGAGGGTATAAAGGTAGGAGACAAAATAATGGCTTCGCCTTCGGCACCCATAAAACCTGGAAACACTTTGCCACTCGCGGAAATTCCGGAGGGAACCCTCATCCATAATGTGGAGCTTAAGCCGGGCGATGGTGGAAAACTGGCGAGAGCGGGAGGCACATACGCGATCTTGGTTTCGCATGATGTAGGAAAAGCAATAGTGCAGCTACCTTCTGGAGAACTCAAGGAGCTGGATCCAAGATGTAGAGCAACTATAGGTGTAGTAGCTGGAGGAGGAAGAGACGAAAAACCTTTTCTAAAGGCTGGAAAGAAATATCATCTGATGTTGGCAAAGGGCAAGCCGTATCCAAGAGTCAAAGGAGTGGCGATGAACGTGGTCGATCATCCTTTTGGGGGCGGTAGAGGGAGACATGCGGGTAGACCAAAAACCATCAGAAGAGGTGCGCCGCCGGGACAGAAGGTTGGACTGATTGCTGCTAGGAGAACTGGTAAGAGGTGA
- a CDS encoding 50S ribosomal protein L22 has translation MPKFGYSREIPEPCAKAYGRELRISPKDAVEICRAIRGMKLSEAKKFLEEVKKKKRPVPYRTHKKKLAHKTGIGPGAYPVKAATEILKILKNAEENAKYKGMDEEKLVIAHASAYKGIVIPGIMPRAFGRATPANRPLTNVEIILKEES, from the coding sequence ATGCCAAAGTTTGGCTATTCTAGAGAGATACCCGAACCTTGTGCAAAGGCTTATGGTAGAGAATTGAGAATTTCTCCAAAGGACGCTGTCGAAATATGTCGGGCAATCCGTGGGATGAAACTAAGCGAAGCCAAAAAATTTCTGGAAGAGGTAAAGAAAAAGAAAAGACCTGTTCCATATCGTACACATAAAAAGAAGTTAGCTCACAAGACCGGAATCGGTCCGGGAGCATATCCGGTTAAAGCTGCTACCGAAATTCTGAAAATCTTGAAGAATGCGGAAGAAAACGCTAAATACAAGGGGATGGACGAGGAAAAGCTCGTGATCGCGCATGCCAGCGCATATAAAGGGATTGTCATTCCTGGAATAATGCCAAGAGCATTTGGAAGAGCTACGCCAGCGAATAGACCGTTAACCAACGTAGAAATAATCTTGAAGGAGGAGAGCTGA